One segment of Acidovorax sp. DW039 DNA contains the following:
- a CDS encoding MdtA/MuxA family multidrug efflux RND transporter periplasmic adaptor subunit yields the protein MPTHSVSPAFALVSRQKGRMLWWVLLAILLALAGAGGWWWRQQQAAGAAGASGPAGASSGQARGPGRFSGAGAAQPVSVGVVQRQDVRVMVSAIGTMSARATAVVRAKASGELLSIKFKEGDEVKPGQLLAEIDPRSYQATLTQAQGNLQRDQAQLKNAQLDLQRYQDLLAKDSIAAQQVDTQKALVRQLEGTVAADQAQVDAAKLQLSYTRITAPIGGRLGLRQADRGNVVGPSDAAGIVTITQVRPIDAVFSVPEAQLVAINQRLASGASLPVELWDREQKQRLARGRLGAVDNAIDATTGTIKAKAAFENEEGLLFPNQFVNVRLQVNLLKDVLTVPGTAIQNNYVYLVRPDGTVTQRRIRVGVADGERVSVEGDLQEGDQVVTDGIDRLREGAKVAVIDSGAATRADAAAQDAGGRRAALMASLTPEEREKVAKMTPEERRAFFRNRRAQSPQGAASGAAAAGVPGVSASGASAPVRGASAAASAAPAASPAAAGSAPVR from the coding sequence ATGCCAACCCATTCCGTTTCTCCTGCGTTCGCCCTTGTCTCGCGCCAGAAGGGGCGCATGCTCTGGTGGGTTCTCCTGGCCATTTTGCTGGCGCTGGCCGGTGCGGGGGGCTGGTGGTGGAGGCAGCAACAGGCGGCAGGCGCAGCTGGCGCTTCGGGCCCTGCGGGCGCGTCCTCAGGGCAGGCCAGGGGGCCGGGGCGCTTCAGCGGGGCAGGGGCGGCGCAGCCCGTGTCTGTGGGCGTGGTGCAAAGGCAGGATGTCCGCGTCATGGTCAGCGCCATTGGCACCATGAGCGCCCGCGCCACCGCAGTGGTGCGGGCCAAGGCATCGGGCGAGCTGCTGTCCATCAAGTTCAAAGAGGGCGATGAGGTCAAGCCCGGGCAGTTGCTGGCAGAGATTGACCCGCGCAGCTACCAGGCCACCCTGACCCAGGCCCAGGGCAACCTGCAGCGCGATCAGGCGCAACTGAAAAACGCGCAACTGGATTTGCAGCGTTACCAGGACCTGCTGGCCAAAGACTCGATTGCCGCGCAGCAGGTAGATACGCAAAAAGCCCTGGTGCGACAACTGGAAGGCACGGTGGCGGCCGATCAGGCGCAGGTGGATGCAGCCAAGCTGCAGTTGAGCTACACCCGCATCACCGCGCCCATTGGTGGTCGCCTGGGGTTGCGGCAGGCCGACCGGGGCAATGTCGTGGGGCCGTCTGATGCAGCAGGCATTGTCACCATCACCCAGGTGCGCCCCATTGATGCGGTTTTCTCTGTGCCCGAGGCGCAGTTGGTGGCCATCAACCAGCGTCTGGCCAGCGGTGCCAGCCTGCCCGTGGAGTTGTGGGATCGAGAGCAAAAGCAGCGGCTGGCCCGTGGCCGCCTGGGCGCAGTAGACAACGCCATCGACGCGACCACCGGCACTATCAAGGCCAAGGCAGCGTTTGAGAATGAAGAGGGCCTGCTTTTTCCCAATCAGTTCGTCAACGTGAGGCTGCAGGTCAACCTGCTCAAGGATGTGCTCACCGTGCCCGGCACTGCCATCCAGAACAATTACGTGTACCTGGTGCGACCCGACGGCACCGTCACGCAGCGGCGCATTCGGGTGGGTGTGGCAGATGGCGAGCGGGTGAGTGTGGAGGGCGATCTGCAAGAGGGCGACCAGGTGGTGACCGACGGCATCGACCGTCTGCGCGAAGGTGCCAAGGTGGCCGTGATTGACAGCGGTGCAGCCACCCGCGCCGACGCAGCCGCGCAGGACGCTGGTGGCCGACGCGCTGCCCTGATGGCCAGCCTCACCCCTGAAGAGCGCGAGAAAGTAGCCAAGATGACGCCGGAAGAGCGGCGTGCCTTCTTCCGCAACCGGCGCGCTCAGTCGCCCCAAGGGGCCGCCAGTGGCGCTGCGGCCGCGGGTGTCCCTGGCGTTTCGGCCTCGGGGGCGTCTGCGCCGGTGCGCGGGGCTTCGGCGGCTGCATCTGCTGCGCCCGCTGCATCTCCCGCCGCTGCAGGCTCCGCGCCCGTGCGTTGA
- a CDS encoding LysE family translocator encodes MDALLFVPVAVAIALTPGPNNFCGLNNGIRAGVGSALVATVGRVAAFTIFLTISAVGLGAMLLASETAFTVVKWVGACYLFWLGWRAWRSREFGGLQMLDNGQVGSSNEPVQIRALIAQEFLLGITNPKAIVLFAAIFPQFIDATRPASSQFLVLGSIYLMAEFVSTAVYATCGRQIRRFIRTSRGVVRLNKATGGFFMGAGGLLLASQR; translated from the coding sequence ATGGATGCCCTGCTCTTTGTTCCGGTCGCTGTTGCCATTGCTCTCACCCCCGGGCCCAACAATTTTTGTGGACTCAATAACGGCATCCGCGCGGGGGTAGGTTCCGCTCTGGTGGCCACCGTAGGGCGGGTGGCGGCCTTCACCATCTTTCTCACCATTTCAGCCGTGGGGCTGGGCGCCATGCTGCTGGCGTCTGAAACGGCTTTCACTGTGGTCAAGTGGGTTGGTGCCTGTTACCTGTTCTGGCTGGGCTGGCGGGCGTGGCGCAGCCGTGAGTTCGGGGGGCTGCAAATGCTGGACAACGGGCAAGTGGGCTCCAGCAACGAGCCGGTGCAGATACGTGCCTTGATCGCCCAGGAATTCTTGCTCGGCATCACCAACCCCAAAGCCATCGTGCTGTTTGCGGCCATCTTCCCGCAGTTCATCGACGCTACACGTCCCGCCTCTTCGCAGTTTCTGGTGCTGGGCTCCATTTATCTGATGGCCGAATTTGTTTCCACTGCGGTGTATGCCACTTGCGGTCGGCAGATACGCCGCTTCATCCGTACATCGCGCGGCGTGGTGCGCCTGAACAAAGCCACCGGTGGCTTCTTCATGGGAGCGGGTGGTCTGCTGCTGGCCAGCCAGCGCTGA